A region from the Pseudomonas triticicola genome encodes:
- the rpmJ gene encoding 50S ribosomal protein L36, which produces MKVRASVKKLCRNCKIIRREGVVRVICSAEPRHKQRQG; this is translated from the coding sequence ATGAAAGTTCGTGCATCGGTGAAAAAGCTGTGCCGTAACTGCAAGATTATTCGCCGCGAAGGTGTTGTTCGAGTAATTTGCAGCGCGGAACCGCGTCACAAACAGCGCCAAGGCTGA
- the rpsM gene encoding 30S ribosomal protein S13 codes for MARIAGVNIPDNKHTVISLTYIYGVGRTTAQKICAVTGVNPAAKIKDLSDEQIEQLRGEVAKFTTEGDLRREINMKIKRLMDLGCYRGLRHRRGLPVRGQRTKTNARTRKGPRKPIRK; via the coding sequence ATGGCCCGTATTGCAGGCGTTAACATTCCAGATAACAAGCATACTGTTATCTCGCTGACCTACATCTATGGTGTTGGTCGCACTACTGCGCAGAAGATCTGTGCAGTGACTGGGGTAAACCCAGCAGCAAAGATCAAAGATCTGAGCGACGAGCAAATTGAACAGCTGCGTGGCGAAGTGGCGAAGTTCACCACTGAAGGTGACCTGCGTCGCGAAATCAACATGAAAATCAAGCGCTTGATGGACCTCGGTTGCTATCGCGGTCTGCGTCATCGTCGTGGTCTGCCAGTACGCGGTCAGCGTACCAAGACCAACGCGCGTACCCGTAAAGGTCCGCGTAAGCCGATCCGCAAGTAA
- the rpsK gene encoding 30S ribosomal protein S11: MAKPAARPRKKVKKTVVDGIAHIHASFNNTIVTITDRQGNALSWATSGGSGFRGSRKSTPFAAQVAAERAGQAALEYGLKNLDVNVKGPGPGRESAVRALNGCGYKIASITDVTPIPHNGCRPPKKRRV; this comes from the coding sequence ATGGCAAAACCTGCTGCTCGTCCTCGTAAAAAAGTTAAAAAGACAGTGGTTGATGGCATCGCCCACATCCATGCATCTTTTAACAACACCATCGTGACCATCACCGACCGTCAAGGTAACGCTCTTTCCTGGGCTACCTCCGGTGGTTCGGGTTTCCGCGGTTCCCGCAAGTCCACCCCGTTCGCTGCTCAAGTAGCTGCTGAGCGTGCTGGTCAAGCTGCGCTGGAATACGGCCTGAAAAACCTCGACGTAAACGTCAAGGGTCCAGGTCCAGGTCGTGAATCCGCAGTCCGCGCTTTGAACGGCTGTGGCTACAAGATCGCCAGCATCACCGACGTGACGCCAATCCCGCACAACGGGTGCCGTCCGCCGAAGAAGCGCCGCGTGTAA
- the rpsD gene encoding 30S ribosomal protein S4: MARYIGPKCKLARREGTDLFLKSGVRAIESKCNIEAAPGIHGQRRGRQSDYGTQLREKQKVRRIYGVLERQFSGYYKEAAGKKGATGENLLQLLECRLDNVVYRMGFGSTRAESRQLVSHKSISVNGQTVNVPSYQVRAGDVVAVREKAKNQLRIVQALDLCAQRGRVEWVEVDTEKKSGVFKNVPARSDLSADINESLIVELYSK; encoded by the coding sequence ATGGCTCGTTACATTGGTCCAAAATGCAAACTCGCTCGTCGCGAAGGCACCGATCTCTTCCTGAAGAGCGGCGTGCGCGCGATCGAATCGAAGTGCAACATTGAAGCAGCACCTGGTATCCACGGCCAACGCCGCGGTCGCCAGTCCGACTACGGCACCCAACTGCGTGAAAAGCAGAAGGTCCGTCGTATCTACGGCGTTCTCGAGCGTCAGTTCAGCGGCTACTACAAAGAAGCTGCTGGCAAGAAAGGTGCAACCGGTGAAAACCTGCTGCAACTTCTCGAATGCCGTCTGGACAACGTTGTATACCGTATGGGCTTTGGTTCGACTCGTGCCGAATCCCGCCAGCTGGTATCGCACAAGTCGATCAGCGTAAACGGTCAGACCGTAAACGTTCCGTCGTATCAGGTTCGTGCTGGTGACGTGGTTGCAGTTCGCGAGAAAGCAAAAAACCAACTTCGCATTGTCCAAGCTCTCGATCTGTGTGCCCAACGTGGCCGCGTAGAATGGGTAGAAGTAGACACTGAGAAGAAGTCGGGCGTTTTCAAGAACGTTCCTGCTCGCAGTGATCTGTCCGCCGACATCAACGAAAGCCTGATTGTCGAGCTCTACTCCAAGTAA
- a CDS encoding DNA-directed RNA polymerase subunit alpha, protein MQISVNEFLTPRHIDVQVVSPTRAKITLEPLERGFGHTLGNALRRILLSSMPGCAVVEAEIDGVLHEYSAIEGVQEDVIEILLNLKGLAIKLHGRDEVTLTLSKKGSGVVTAADIQLDHDVEIVNPDHVIANLASNGALNMKLTVARGRGYEPADSRQSDEDESRSIGRLQLDSSFSPVRRIAYVVENARVEQRTNLDKLVIDLETNGTLDPEEAIRRAATILQQQLAAFVDLKGESEPLVVEQEDEIDPILLRPVDDLELTVRSANCLKAENIYYIGDLIQRTEVELLKTPNLGKKSLTEIKDVLASRGLSLGMRLDNWPPASLKKDDKATA, encoded by the coding sequence ATGCAGATTTCGGTAAATGAGTTCCTGACACCCCGCCACATTGATGTGCAGGTTGTCAGTCCAACCCGCGCCAAGATCACTCTCGAGCCTCTCGAGCGTGGTTTTGGCCACACCCTGGGCAACGCGCTGCGCCGCATCCTGTTGTCCTCAATGCCCGGCTGCGCAGTAGTCGAGGCCGAGATTGACGGTGTGCTCCACGAGTACAGCGCCATCGAAGGTGTACAGGAAGACGTAATTGAAATCCTGTTGAACCTTAAAGGTCTGGCCATCAAGCTGCACGGTCGTGACGAAGTTACGCTGACCTTGTCGAAGAAGGGTTCGGGGGTGGTTACCGCTGCCGATATTCAGCTGGATCATGATGTCGAGATCGTTAATCCCGATCACGTAATCGCTAACCTGGCGTCTAACGGCGCCCTGAACATGAAGCTCACCGTAGCTCGTGGTCGTGGTTATGAACCAGCCGACTCGCGTCAGAGCGATGAAGATGAAAGCCGCAGCATCGGTCGCTTGCAGCTTGACTCTTCGTTCAGCCCGGTTCGCCGTATCGCTTACGTGGTGGAAAACGCCCGTGTCGAACAGCGCACCAACCTGGACAAGCTGGTTATTGATCTGGAAACCAACGGTACCCTGGATCCTGAAGAGGCTATCCGTCGCGCTGCAACCATCCTGCAACAGCAGCTGGCTGCGTTCGTCGACCTCAAAGGTGAAAGTGAGCCGCTGGTTGTCGAGCAGGAAGACGAGATCGATCCGATCCTGCTTCGCCCGGTTGACGATCTGGAACTGACTGTACGTTCGGCTAACTGCCTTAAGGCGGAAAACATCTACTACATCGGCGACCTGATTCAGCGTACCGAAGTAGAGCTGTTGAAGACTCCGAACCTGGGCAAGAAATCCTTGACTGAAATCAAGGACGTTCTGGCCTCCCGCGGTCTGTCCCTCGGCATGCGCCTCGACAACTGGCCGCCTGCAAGTCTTAAGAAGGACGACAAGGCGACTGCCTGA
- the rplQ gene encoding 50S ribosomal protein L17, which produces MRHRKSGRHLSRTSSHRKAMFQNMAVSLFEHELIKTTLPKAKELRRVAEPLITLAKTDSLANRRLAFDRTRSKAIVGKLFNDLGKRYATREGGYLRILKCGFRAGDNAPMAYVELVDRATAGEAVSAE; this is translated from the coding sequence ATGCGTCATCGTAAAAGTGGTCGTCACCTGAGCCGCACCAGCTCGCACCGCAAGGCCATGTTCCAAAACATGGCGGTGTCGCTGTTCGAGCACGAGCTGATCAAAACTACTCTGCCAAAAGCCAAAGAACTGCGCCGCGTTGCCGAGCCGCTGATCACTCTGGCCAAGACAGACAGCCTGGCTAACCGCCGTCTGGCTTTCGACCGTACTCGTTCGAAAGCTATCGTTGGTAAGCTCTTCAACGACCTGGGCAAGCGTTACGCTACCCGTGAGGGTGGTTACCTGCGCATCCTCAAGTGCGGTTTCCGCGCTGGCGACAACGCGCCTATGGCGTACGTCGAGTTGGTTGATCGTGCTACTGCTGGCGAAGCTGTATCCGCCGAGTAA
- a CDS encoding catalase, producing the protein MSQTKTLTTASGAPVADNQNSRSAGPRGPLLLDDFHLIEKLAHFNRENIPERRVHAKGSGAYGTFTVTRGITEYTSAKLFESVGKQTPTFLRFSTVGGERGSADTERDPRGFALKFYTEEGNWDIVGNNTPVFFIRDPLKFPDFIHTQKRLPQSNLKSAQMMWDFWSHSPEALHQVTILFSDRGIPDGYRHMHGFGSHTYSLINAKGERHWVKWHYKTQQGIKNLAPAEAARLAGTDPDYAQRDLFEAIERGEFPKWRVCIQIMTEAQAAAHYENPFDVTKTWSQKEFPLIEVGELELNRNPLNYFAEVEQAAFGPSNMVPGVGLSPDRMLQGRVFAYADAHRYRVGTNHQQLPVNAPRSPVNTYQRDGSMAFGSNGGAAPNYEPNSYVESPKQAPHYAEPALALSGAADRYDHREDTDYYSHAGALFRLMSDEQKALLVSNIAGAMAGVSSDVVDRQLQHFYKADPAYGEAIAKLLN; encoded by the coding sequence ATGAGCCAGACCAAGACGCTTACAACCGCCAGTGGCGCGCCAGTCGCTGACAACCAGAATTCCCGTTCCGCCGGCCCACGCGGTCCGCTGCTGCTCGACGATTTCCATCTGATCGAAAAGCTCGCGCACTTCAACCGTGAAAACATTCCAGAACGCCGTGTCCACGCTAAAGGCTCGGGCGCCTACGGCACGTTCACCGTCACCCGTGGCATCACTGAATACACCAGTGCGAAGTTGTTCGAGTCGGTCGGCAAACAAACGCCAACCTTTCTGCGCTTTTCTACCGTAGGTGGCGAGCGTGGTTCGGCCGACACTGAGCGCGATCCGCGCGGCTTCGCCTTGAAGTTCTACACCGAGGAAGGCAATTGGGACATCGTTGGCAACAACACGCCAGTGTTCTTCATCCGTGATCCGCTGAAGTTTCCTGACTTTATCCACACGCAAAAGCGTCTGCCGCAAAGCAACCTGAAAAGCGCGCAGATGATGTGGGATTTCTGGTCGCATTCGCCTGAAGCGCTGCATCAGGTCACCATCCTGTTTTCTGATCGTGGCATCCCTGACGGCTACCGTCACATGCACGGCTTCGGTAGCCACACCTACAGCCTGATCAACGCCAAAGGAGAGCGTCACTGGGTGAAGTGGCACTACAAGACCCAGCAGGGCATCAAGAACCTGGCGCCAGCCGAGGCCGCCCGTTTGGCCGGTACCGACCCGGACTATGCGCAGCGTGACCTGTTCGAGGCCATCGAGCGCGGTGAATTCCCGAAATGGCGCGTGTGCATTCAGATCATGACCGAAGCGCAAGCGGCGGCTCATTACGAGAATCCGTTCGACGTGACCAAGACCTGGTCGCAGAAAGAGTTTCCACTGATCGAAGTCGGTGAGCTGGAGCTGAATCGCAACCCGTTGAACTACTTCGCGGAAGTTGAACAGGCTGCGTTTGGCCCGAGCAACATGGTGCCAGGCGTCGGTCTGTCGCCAGACCGCATGCTGCAAGGTCGCGTATTCGCCTACGCTGACGCGCACCGTTACCGTGTGGGCACCAATCACCAGCAATTGCCGGTGAACGCTCCGCGCAGCCCGGTGAATACTTATCAGCGTGACGGCTCCATGGCTTTCGGCAGCAACGGCGGCGCGGCGCCGAACTATGAACCGAACAGCTACGTTGAGTCGCCTAAACAAGCGCCACATTACGCTGAGCCAGCGCTGGCCTTGAGCGGTGCTGCTGATCGTTATGATCACCGCGAAGACACCGACTACTACAGCCACGCCGGTGCCTTGTTCCGCTTGATGAGCGACGAGCAGAAAGCATTGCTGGTCAGCAACATTGCCGGTGCCATGGCGGGTGTTTCCAGCGACGTCGTCGATCGTCAGTTGCAGCATTTCTACAAAGCCGATCCGGCGTATGGAGAAGCAATCGCAAAGCTGCTCAACTGA
- the bfr gene encoding bacterioferritin, with protein sequence MQGHPDVIDYLNTLLTGELAARDQYFVHSRMYEDWGFTKLYERINHEMEEEAGHADALMRRILMLEGTPRMRPDDLDVGTTVPTMLEADLRLEYKVRAALCKGIELCEQHKDYVSREILRVQLNDTEEDHTYWLEKQLGLIKLIGLENYLQSHAS encoded by the coding sequence ATGCAAGGCCACCCAGATGTAATCGATTACCTCAATACGTTGCTGACCGGCGAACTGGCCGCGCGTGACCAATATTTCGTTCATTCGCGGATGTATGAGGACTGGGGGTTCACCAAGCTCTACGAGCGCATCAACCACGAGATGGAAGAAGAAGCCGGCCACGCCGATGCGTTGATGCGGCGGATTCTGATGCTCGAAGGCACGCCGCGCATGCGTCCGGATGATCTGGATGTCGGCACCACGGTGCCTACGATGCTCGAAGCTGATCTGCGCCTCGAATACAAAGTCCGCGCTGCGCTGTGCAAAGGCATCGAACTTTGCGAGCAACACAAGGACTATGTCAGCCGCGAAATTCTGCGGGTTCAGCTCAACGACACCGAAGAAGATCACACCTACTGGCTGGAAAAGCAGCTGGGCCTGATCAAGCTGATCGGTCTCGAGAACTACCTGCAATCCCACGCGTCCTGA
- the uvrA gene encoding excinuclease ABC subunit UvrA, with the protein MDKILIRGARTHNLKNIDLTLPRDKLIVITGLSGSGKSSLAFDTLYAEGQRRYVESLSAYARQFLSMMEKPDVDTIEGLSPAISIEQKSTSHNPRSTVGTITEIYDYLRLLYARVGTPRCPDHDIPLEAQTVSQMVDLVLAQPEGSKLMLLAPVIRERKGEHLSVFEELRAQGFVRARVNGRICELDELPKLDKQKKHSIDVIVDRFKVRADLQQRLAESFETALKLADGIALVAPMDDEPGEEMIFSARFACPICGHAISELEPKLFSFNNPAGACPTCDGLGVKQFFDIKRLVNGELTLAEGAIRGWDRRNVYYFQMLGSLASHYKFSLDKPFNDLSAEQQKFILHGSGSQNVDFKYLNDRGDIVKRSHPFEGIVPNLERRYRETESASVREELAKFLSHQACPDCRGTRLRREARHVWVGEKTLPAVTNLPIGDACEYFGALKMTGRRGEIADKILKEIRERLQFLVNVGLDYLSLDRSADTLSGGEAQRIRLASQIGAGLVGVLYILDEPSIGLHQRDNDRLLGTLKHLRDIGNTVIVVEHDEDAIRLADYVVDIGPGAGVHGGRIVAEGTPDEVMAHPDSLTGKYLSGRVKIEVPAKRTPRNKKLNLSLKGARGNNLRNVDLDIPIGLLTCVTGVSGSGKSTLINNTLFPLSATALNGATTLEAAAHDSIKGLEHLDKVVDIDQSPIGRTPRSNPATYTGLFTPIRELFAGVPESRSRGYGPGRFSFNVKGGRCEACQGDGLIKVEMHFLPDIYVPCDVCKSKRYNRETLEIKYKGKSIHETLEMTIEEAREFFDAVPALARKLQTLMDVGLSYIKLGQSATTLSGGEAQRVKLSRELSKRDTGKTLYILDEPTTGLHFADIQQLLDVLHRLRDHGNTVVVIEHNLDVIKTADWLVDLGPEGGSKGGQIIATGTPEEVAEMKQSHTGHYLKPLLIRDRA; encoded by the coding sequence TTGGACAAGATCCTGATACGTGGGGCCCGTACCCACAACCTGAAGAACATCGACCTGACCCTGCCACGGGACAAACTGATCGTCATCACCGGCCTGTCCGGATCCGGCAAGTCGTCCCTGGCGTTCGACACGCTGTATGCCGAAGGTCAGCGCCGCTATGTCGAATCGCTGTCGGCCTATGCCCGGCAGTTCCTGTCGATGATGGAAAAACCCGACGTCGACACCATCGAAGGCCTGTCGCCGGCAATCTCCATCGAACAAAAGTCGACCTCGCACAACCCGCGTTCCACGGTCGGCACCATCACCGAAATCTACGACTACCTGCGCTTGCTCTATGCCCGCGTCGGTACGCCGCGTTGCCCGGATCACGACATTCCACTGGAAGCGCAGACCGTCAGCCAGATGGTCGATCTGGTGCTGGCGCAGCCGGAAGGCAGCAAACTCATGCTGCTGGCGCCGGTGATCCGCGAGCGCAAGGGCGAACACCTGTCGGTCTTCGAAGAACTGCGTGCGCAAGGTTTCGTCCGTGCCCGGGTCAACGGGCGGATCTGCGAGCTCGACGAGCTGCCGAAGCTGGATAAACAGAAGAAGCATTCGATCGATGTGATCGTTGACCGCTTCAAGGTCCGCGCCGATCTGCAGCAGCGCCTCGCCGAGTCTTTCGAGACTGCGCTGAAACTCGCCGACGGCATTGCCCTGGTCGCGCCGATGGACGACGAGCCGGGCGAAGAAATGATCTTCTCCGCACGCTTCGCCTGCCCGATCTGCGGCCATGCGATCAGCGAGCTGGAACCCAAGCTGTTTTCCTTCAACAACCCTGCCGGCGCCTGCCCGACCTGTGATGGCCTGGGTGTGAAGCAGTTCTTCGACATCAAGCGTCTGGTCAATGGCGAGCTGACCCTGGCCGAAGGTGCAATACGCGGCTGGGACCGGCGCAACGTCTATTACTTCCAGATGCTCGGCTCACTCGCCTCGCACTACAAGTTCAGCCTGGACAAGCCCTTCAACGACCTGAGCGCCGAGCAGCAGAAGTTCATCCTGCACGGCAGCGGCTCGCAAAACGTCGACTTCAAATACCTGAACGACCGTGGCGACATCGTCAAACGCTCGCACCCGTTCGAAGGCATCGTGCCGAATCTTGAGCGTCGCTATCGCGAAACCGAATCGGCGAGCGTGCGCGAAGAGCTGGCCAAGTTCCTCAGCCATCAGGCCTGCCCGGATTGCCGTGGCACGCGTCTGCGTCGCGAAGCCCGGCACGTCTGGGTCGGCGAGAAAACCCTGCCGGCAGTGACCAATCTGCCGATCGGCGATGCCTGCGAATATTTCGGCGCACTGAAGATGACCGGCCGCCGCGGCGAGATCGCCGACAAGATCCTCAAGGAAATCCGCGAGCGTCTGCAATTCCTGGTCAACGTCGGCCTCGACTATCTGTCGCTGGATCGCAGCGCCGACACCCTGTCCGGTGGCGAGGCGCAGCGGATTCGTCTGGCCAGCCAGATTGGCGCCGGCCTGGTCGGTGTTCTGTATATCCTCGATGAACCATCCATTGGCCTGCATCAGCGCGACAACGACCGGCTGCTCGGCACGCTCAAGCATTTGCGCGATATCGGCAACACGGTGATCGTGGTCGAGCATGATGAAGACGCGATTCGTCTGGCTGACTATGTCGTCGATATCGGCCCGGGCGCCGGTGTGCACGGCGGGCGGATCGTTGCCGAGGGCACGCCGGACGAAGTCATGGCGCACCCTGATTCGCTGACTGGCAAATACCTGTCCGGCCGGGTGAAGATCGAAGTGCCGGCCAAACGCACGCCCCGCAACAAGAAGCTCAACCTGTCGCTCAAGGGTGCGCGCGGCAACAATCTGCGCAATGTCGATCTGGACATCCCGATCGGCCTGCTGACGTGCGTGACTGGCGTATCCGGTTCGGGCAAATCGACACTGATCAACAACACGCTGTTCCCACTCAGCGCCACGGCACTGAATGGCGCGACCACGCTGGAAGCGGCTGCGCATGACAGCATCAAAGGCCTGGAACATCTCGACAAAGTCGTCGACATCGACCAGAGCCCGATCGGGCGCACGCCGCGTTCCAACCCGGCGACCTACACCGGGCTGTTCACGCCGATCCGCGAACTGTTTGCCGGCGTGCCCGAGTCACGCTCCCGTGGTTACGGCCCGGGGCGTTTCTCGTTCAACGTCAAGGGCGGTCGCTGCGAAGCGTGCCAGGGCGATGGCCTGATCAAGGTGGAAATGCACTTCCTGCCGGACATCTACGTGCCCTGCGATGTGTGCAAGAGCAAGCGCTACAACCGCGAAACCCTTGAGATCAAATACAAGGGCAAGAGCATCCATGAAACCCTCGAAATGACCATCGAGGAAGCACGGGAGTTCTTCGATGCGGTGCCGGCACTGGCGCGCAAGCTGCAAACGCTGATGGATGTCGGCCTGTCCTACATCAAGCTGGGGCAGTCGGCTACGACCCTGTCCGGCGGTGAAGCACAGCGGGTCAAGTTATCGCGCGAGCTGTCCAAACGCGATACGGGCAAAACCCTGTATATCCTCGATGAGCCAACCACCGGCCTGCACTTCGCCGATATCCAGCAGTTACTCGATGTTCTGCATCGTCTGCGCGATCACGGCAACACCGTGGTGGTGATCGAGCATAACCTCGATGTGATCAAGACCGCTGACTGGTTGGTGGACCTCGGTCCTGAAGGCGGTTCCAAGGGCGGGCAGATCATTGCCACCGGTACGCCGGAGGAAGTTGCCGAGATGAAGCAATCTCACACCGGCCATTACCTCAAGCCGCTGCTGATCCGCGATCGGGCTTAA
- a CDS encoding MFS transporter, whose amino-acid sequence MHDPHSERMSGSETRAASGLALVFAFRMLGMFMVLPVLATYGMDLAGATPALIGLAIGAYGLTQAIFQVPFGIISDRIGRRPVIYLGLIVFALGSVLASQADSIWGVIAGRILQGAGAISAAVMALLSDLTREQHRTKAMAMIGMTIGLSFAVAMVVGPLLTSAFGLSGLFLATGAMALVGILIIMFMVPQSTGPLQHRESGVARQALMPTLKHPDLLRLDLGIFVLHAMLMSSFVALPLALVEKAGLPKEQHWWVYLTALLISFFAMIPFIIYGEKKRKMKRVLLGAVMTLMLTELFFWQFGDSLRALVIGTVVFFTAFNLLEASLPSLISKVSPAGGKGTAMGVYSTSQFLGSALGGILGGWLFQHGGLSVVFLGCAALAALWLAFAVTMREPPYVTSLRLPLSPEAIREAGLVERLKALVGVTDAVIVAEEAAVYIKLDKELVDRSTLERLVNNPAGAACDA is encoded by the coding sequence ATGCACGATCCCCACAGCGAACGCATGAGTGGCAGCGAGACCCGCGCGGCGAGCGGTCTGGCCCTGGTGTTCGCCTTCCGTATGCTTGGCATGTTCATGGTGTTGCCGGTGCTGGCGACCTATGGCATGGATCTGGCGGGAGCGACCCCGGCCCTGATCGGGCTGGCGATTGGCGCTTACGGTCTGACCCAGGCAATTTTCCAGGTTCCGTTCGGGATCATTTCCGACCGCATCGGTCGCCGGCCGGTGATCTACCTCGGTCTGATCGTCTTCGCTCTCGGCAGTGTTCTGGCTTCGCAGGCCGATTCGATCTGGGGTGTGATCGCCGGGCGGATCCTGCAAGGCGCCGGGGCGATTTCCGCAGCGGTGATGGCGCTGCTTTCCGACCTGACCCGCGAGCAGCATCGGACCAAAGCCATGGCGATGATCGGCATGACCATCGGCCTGTCGTTCGCCGTGGCCATGGTGGTCGGGCCGTTACTGACCAGTGCGTTCGGGCTGTCCGGGCTGTTCCTCGCCACTGGCGCCATGGCGCTGGTCGGCATCCTGATCATCATGTTCATGGTGCCGCAGTCCACCGGGCCGTTGCAGCACCGGGAATCCGGCGTGGCCCGGCAGGCGCTGATGCCGACGCTCAAGCACCCGGACCTGCTGCGCCTGGATCTGGGCATCTTTGTGTTACATGCCATGTTGATGTCGAGCTTCGTCGCCTTGCCGCTGGCACTGGTGGAAAAAGCCGGTTTGCCCAAGGAACAGCACTGGTGGGTCTACCTCACCGCGTTGCTGATTTCGTTCTTCGCCATGATCCCGTTCATTATCTACGGCGAGAAGAAACGCAAAATGAAACGAGTTTTGCTCGGCGCCGTCATGACATTGATGCTGACTGAACTATTCTTCTGGCAGTTCGGCGACAGCCTGCGTGCTCTGGTGATCGGCACGGTGGTGTTTTTCACCGCGTTCAATCTGCTCGAGGCATCGTTGCCGTCGCTGATCAGCAAGGTTTCACCGGCAGGCGGCAAGGGCACGGCCATGGGCGTGTACTCCACCAGCCAGTTCCTCGGTTCGGCACTCGGCGGGATACTCGGCGGCTGGTTGTTCCAGCATGGCGGTCTGTCGGTTGTGTTCCTCGGATGCGCCGCGCTGGCTGCACTTTGGCTGGCCTTTGCTGTTACCATGCGCGAACCTCCCTACGTGACGAGCCTGCGCTTGCCGTTGTCGCCCGAAGCGATCCGCGAAGCGGGTCTGGTCGAGCGCCTCAAGGCCCTGGTAGGGGTAACAGATGCAGTGATAGTCGCCGAAGAGGCGGCTGTTTACATCAAACTGGACAAAGAATTAGTGGATCGCAGCACCCTCGAACGCCTGGTCAACAACCCGGCCGGGGCTGCTTGCGACGCTTAG
- a CDS encoding single-stranded DNA-binding protein: MARGVNKVILVGTCGQDPEVRYLPNGNAVTNLSLATSEQWTDKQTGQKVEKTEWHRVSMFGKVAEIAGEYLRKGSQVYIEGKLQTREWEKDGIKRYTTEIVVDMQGTMQLLGGRPQQGDQQGGGNNYQQQAPRQQAPRPQQSAPQQRSAPPAPQQAAPQPAPDFDSFDDDIPF, translated from the coding sequence ATGGCCCGTGGGGTTAACAAAGTCATATTGGTCGGCACTTGCGGCCAGGATCCCGAAGTTCGCTACCTGCCTAACGGTAACGCCGTGACCAACCTGAGTCTGGCCACCAGCGAACAATGGACCGACAAGCAGACCGGTCAGAAGGTCGAGAAGACCGAGTGGCACCGTGTGTCGATGTTCGGCAAGGTTGCCGAGATCGCCGGCGAATACCTGCGCAAGGGTTCGCAGGTGTACATCGAAGGCAAGCTGCAGACCCGCGAGTGGGAAAAGGACGGCATCAAGCGTTACACCACTGAAATCGTGGTCGACATGCAAGGCACCATGCAACTGCTCGGCGGCCGTCCACAACAGGGCGATCAGCAAGGCGGCGGCAACAACTACCAGCAGCAGGCGCCACGTCAGCAGGCACCGCGCCCGCAGCAGTCGGCTCCACAGCAGCGTTCGGCTCCGCCAGCGCCACAGCAGGCCGCACCGCAACCGGCTCCGGATTTCGACAGCTTCGATGACGATATTCCGTTCTGA